A window of Nitrospinota bacterium genomic DNA:
AGCGGTACATCGCTACCTTTTAAAAGAATTTATCTTTAAATCTCTTAGCTCCTCCCTCCTTTGAAAGTGAACTTTTAAGTTAGAAAGTTATTAATGAAATTATTCCTTAAGTTTTTTATATTCAATCCTATTAACTCTTTGTTCTTCTCCTAAAACCTCAATAAGCTCACTAATGCTCTTTTTCAATTCAGGATGATAAAAGTCTGGGAAAATATCTGAAAGGGGCTGTAGTACAAATCTCCTTTCATACATCCTTGGATGGGGAACAACAAGATCATCCTCTTTTAATATCAGATCATTATATATGAGAAGATCTAAATCTATTATCCTCGGTCCCCATCTCATCTCCCTTGTCCTTCCCATAGAATTTTCTATTTGTAATAAGACCTTCAGAATTTTTCTTGGTCCTAGTGAAGTTTCAATTTCTATAACACAATTAACAAATCCTTCTTGTTCCAGATAACCCACAGGGTCGCTTTCATATAGGGGAGATACCTTTTTAACAGTAATTTCTTCTCTTTTTGATAGACTTTTTATAGCTTCTCTACAGTTCTTTATCCTTTCTCCTCTATTTGAACCAATACCGATATAGGCTTTTACTATTCCACTGATATTCCAATCTCCTTTATTCTTTTAATTGCTTCTTTCAGCCTTTCTTCACTTACTGTCAAAGCCATCCTTATATATCCTTCCCCATATTTCCCAAAACCAACCCCTGGCGTAGTAACAATCCCTGCCTTTGATAAAAGATAAGTAGTAAAATTGGAAGATGTGTAACCCTCAGGCACAGAAATCCAGATATAGAAGGTAGCCCTTGGAATATCTACATCAAGACCTACTTTCTTAAGGCCATCAATCAAAATATCTCTTCTCTTTTGATAGACTCTTCTCGCATCATCTATGATGCCCTGATCCCCTTCTAAAGCTTTAATTCCTGCCTCCTGTACGGCTTGAAATACTCCAGAATCAATATTCGTTTTAACACTACCGAGACAAGAGATAATTTCTTTATTTCCAACAGCAAAACCTATTCTCCATCCTGTCATATTATATGTCTTTGAAAGGGAGTGAAACTCAATCCCAATATCCCTAGCCCCTTTAACAGTTAAAAAGCTTATAGGTCTATAACCATCAAAGGCCATCTCTGTATAGGCTGCATCATGGCAGACAATAATATTGTATTTCTTAGCAAAATGAACTACCTCTTCAAAAAAATCATTACCAGCCACTGCCGCTGTGGGATTATTTGGATAGTTTAAAAACATGAGCTTGGCATCTTTCGCATCTTCTGTATCAATTTCATTAAGATTAGGAAGAAAACTATTTTCTCTCTTTAATGGCATAACTACAGGATTTCCACCAGCAAATATCGTCCCTGCCCTATATACCGGATAGCCGGGATCAGGGATAAGCACCTTGTCACCATAATTAATGAAGGCAAGAGGTACATGGGCTATGCCCTCTTTAGATCCTATAAGGGAGAGGATTTCTGTCTTGGGATCTAGATTGATATCAAACCTCCTTTTATACCAAGAACCCACTGCTTCTCTAAAGGTTAATAAACCTTCATAAGAGGGATATCTGTGGTTTACGGGTTTTTCCGCAGCCGTCTTTAGAACATCGATAATATGGGTAGGGGTTGGTAAATCAGGATCTCCAACTCCTAAATCAATAATATCCATTCCTCTGTTTAATGCCTCCTCCTTCATTT
This region includes:
- the folK gene encoding 2-amino-4-hydroxy-6-hydroxymethyldihydropteridine diphosphokinase: MSGIVKAYIGIGSNRGERIKNCREAIKSLSKREEITVKKVSPLYESDPVGYLEQEGFVNCVIEIETSLGPRKILKVLLQIENSMGRTREMRWGPRIIDLDLLIYNDLILKEDDLVVPHPRMYERRFVLQPLSDIFPDFYHPELKKSISELIEVLGEEQRVNRIEYKKLKE
- a CDS encoding LL-diaminopimelate aminotransferase — protein: MKEEALNRGMDIIDLGVGDPDLPTPTHIIDVLKTAAEKPVNHRYPSYEGLLTFREAVGSWYKRRFDINLDPKTEILSLIGSKEGIAHVPLAFINYGDKVLIPDPGYPVYRAGTIFAGGNPVVMPLKRENSFLPNLNEIDTEDAKDAKLMFLNYPNNPTAAVAGNDFFEEVVHFAKKYNIIVCHDAAYTEMAFDGYRPISFLTVKGARDIGIEFHSLSKTYNMTGWRIGFAVGNKEIISCLGSVKTNIDSGVFQAVQEAGIKALEGDQGIIDDARRVYQKRRDILIDGLKKVGLDVDIPRATFYIWISVPEGYTSSNFTTYLLSKAGIVTTPGVGFGKYGEGYIRMALTVSEERLKEAIKRIKEIGISVE